From the genome of Methanothrix soehngenii GP6:
ATTTTACTTTAATTTTTCTTAGATATGGAGTCTTTAAGAAAGCATCATATTTATATAAAAATTCATATGCAATGCCCGACCAAGGCCAAGAAGATCAAGTAAAGATCACATTTTTGGGCTCCTCGCTATCTAGAATGGGTGAACTTGAATCGCAAAAACTCTATGTCTCAGTGCCTCTATGGTAAACCGCGATGCTCTAACCCAACCACAGAGACACAGAGGAACAGAGGCTATAATCTCTGCCCGGACCTCACCCACATAATTCAGCGAAGAGCCCATTTTTGCAGCCCGGAGTCATTCGCTCCCGATGTGGTTAATGAATATTTTCATTTATGCTCAAAAGGGGAATGATCAAAAGATGAATTATCGAGAGACGAATGATCTATAGATGATCTCTGAAGGCCAGTATCAGGAAACCTGGCTATTTCGATGCTCTCCGAAGCTATTCTTATTCCTTCTGATCTCTGTATCTCCTCCAGGATTCTTCTGCTGATTTTGGTTCTTAAGATCCTTCTCTGCCTGGCTGGAGCCACATATCTTGCCGTCAATTCGATCCAGTTGTCAGTGAGCTTAAAGAAGATCCCCGGATCGGTTGAGCTTTTTAAGATGTAATACTTTCTTTGCATATGGGATATCTCCTCTTCAGCGTACTCTTTCATCATATGCGTCTCCTGGATGACGATATCCATGATCAATGATTCAGCAGCTCTCCAATCGCTGTCATAGCTTATTGGG
Proteins encoded in this window:
- a CDS encoding mechanosensitive ion channel family protein, with translation MEDIRTLLLGFGLVAAAFTISIQDVAKNLVGGLVIMFNSIYKVGDRIEVAGKKGDVIDINLLHTTIMEMSEWVSSDQHTGRLSSLPNFLVLSNAVNNYTKDFSFVWDEITLPISYDSDWRAAESLIMDIVIQETHMMKEYAEEEISHMQRKYYILKSSTDPGIFFKLTDNWIELTARYVAPARQRRILRTKISRRILEEIQRSEGIRIASESIEIARFPDTGLQRSSIDHSSLDNSSFDHSPFEHK